The following proteins come from a genomic window of Astatotilapia calliptera chromosome 11, fAstCal1.2, whole genome shotgun sequence:
- the gsdmeb gene encoding gasdermin Eb produces the protein MFALATRNFVEEVEDNGSLIPVTSLNDTIALLTVVVKRRRFWCWQKSKYLPTDFNLNDILTGDTPIKPVVVETDFIKYSGRFSDNIQGTVDANFSKYSIKLQGEDSSKLQSSFGSLKKEEIDMQKLLQDSKDKVLDMSHCLIQQTKEKQRRVFGIVKDRIVTTQPCSVIEEVQQGGQCGGNLSTCGPKMTKFLLKENASLGNDSDITMEIPTNTPIAYSLIELKIKHDGQYELCVLSGTNGGFDKVDGTARMKDQPSTSGAPAHSSDNSCLQQELDQLSDHFQLLSALPASTRSALLQQITKLLQDQITISALQDVLEQMCVDKGSASVDFKTTASQKQNFQAILDLLEQSSQEEPTEKSQSTSLHTALHLLISALDEMTNDCLAALEMCCSPAVLGILELLVQCASKNGELPLSAEASSVLTEAIYGKIEHLFASCNVSLRRNGDMVKAEINKQPGNPLVLCIVIRSLASLAQGV, from the exons ATGTTTGCTCTGGCTACCAGAAACTTTGTGGAGGAGGTGGAAGATAACGGGTCCCTGATCCCAGTGACCAGCCTGAATGACACCATTGCTCTCCTGACGGTGGTGGTGAAGCGCAGGCGTTTCTGGTGCTGGCAAAAGTCCAAATATCTTCCCACtgattttaatctcaatgatATACTAACAGGAGACACACCCATAAAGCCAG TTGTGGTTGAGACAGACTTCATCAAATACAGCGGGAGATTTAGTGACAACATTCAGGGAACTGTGGATGCAAATTTTTCCAAATACAGCATTAAACTTCAGGGTGAAGACTCATCCAAACTCCAGTCATCTTTTGGAAGCTTGAAGAAAGAGGAGATTGATATGCAGAAGTTGCTGCAAGACTCAAAAGACAA GGTTCTGGACATGTCCCACTGTCTAATCCAGCAGACAAAGGAGAAGCAAAGACGGGTATTTGGGATTGTAAAGGATCGTATTGTAACCACTCAACCCTGTTCAGTCATAGAGGAGGTGCAGCAGGGAGGACAGTGTGGGGGAAATCTGAGCACCTGTGGCCCCAAGATGACTAAG tttttattgAAGGAGAACGCAAGCTTGGGCAATGACAGTGACATTACCATGGAGATTCCTACCAACACTCCAATAGCCTATAGCCTTATAGAACTAAAGATCAAACACGATGGACAATATG AGCTGTGTGTATTGTCAGGCACCAATGGAGGCTTTGATAAAGTTGATGGTACTGCTAGAATGAAAGACCAGCCGTCTACTTCAGGAGCTCCTGCACATTCATCTGACAATAGCTGCCTTCAACAAG aACTAGACCAACTGAGCGATCATTTCCAGCTGCTTTCAGCTCTTCCGGCATCCACCAGGTCCGCTCTGCTACAGCAGATTACAAAACTTTTGCAGGACCAGATCACCATTAGTGCACTTCAGGATGTG CTAGAGCAGATGTGCGTGGATAAGGGATCTGCCTCAGTTGACTTTAAAACAACAGCGTCTCAAAAACAGAATTTCCAGGCAATTCTGGATCTTTTAGAGCAGTCTAGTCAAGAGGAAccaactgaaaaaagccaatCCACATCGCTTCACACAGCCCTTCACCTCTTAATCAGTGCATTGGATG aGATGACAAATGATTGTCTTGCTGCCTTGGAAATGTGCTGCAGCCCTGCAGTGTTGGGGATATTGGAGCTACTG GTGCAGTGTGCATCAAAAAATGGAGAGTTGCCTCTGAGCGCCGAAGCGTCGTCTGTACTGACAGAGGCCATCTATGGAAAGATCGAACATCTGTTTGCCTCCTGTAATGTGTCCCTGCGGAGAAATGGGGACATGGTGAAGGCAGAAATAAACAAGCAGCCAGGAAATCCTCTGGTCCTGTGTATCGTGATTCGAAGTCTTGCCTCATTAGCTCAGGGTGTTTGA